Proteins encoded in a region of the Vallitalea longa genome:
- a CDS encoding O-methyltransferase, translated as MSEITYQYIRDYLMAIEPDDNMIIRKIRNEALNNNVPIIKSEVKNLLRFLLATKRPSRILEIGTAVGYSSIIMSDFITTNGKIITIERSEDMIKNAKENIKKAQKEHIITLLEGDAGNILSTLEDEFDVIFMDAAKGQYLTFLPECLRLLKTGGLLICDNVLQNGTVAKSRFSVPRRQRTIHNRMREYLWQLNHNKNLQTSILPIADGVTLSYKK; from the coding sequence ATGAGTGAAATCACTTATCAATATATTAGGGACTATCTAATGGCTATAGAGCCTGATGATAATATGATTATACGAAAAATTAGAAATGAAGCACTTAATAATAATGTTCCAATAATTAAGTCAGAAGTTAAAAATCTGTTAAGATTTTTATTAGCAACTAAAAGACCAAGTAGAATATTAGAAATTGGTACTGCTGTTGGCTATTCTTCAATTATTATGAGTGATTTTATTACTACAAATGGTAAGATAATTACCATTGAGAGATCAGAAGACATGATAAAAAATGCAAAAGAAAATATTAAAAAGGCTCAAAAAGAGCATATCATAACATTATTGGAAGGTGATGCAGGTAATATACTCTCAACACTTGAAGATGAATTTGATGTTATATTCATGGATGCTGCTAAAGGGCAGTATTTGACTTTTTTACCTGAGTGCCTTAGATTGTTAAAAACAGGTGGATTACTTATTTGCGATAATGTTCTTCAGAATGGAACAGTAGCAAAATCAAGATTCAGTGTACCTAGAAGACAAAGGACAATACACAATCGTATGCGAGAATACTTATGGCAACTGAATCATAATAAAAACCTACAAACATCTATATTGCCTATTGCTGATGGGGTTACACTTAGTTACAAAAAATAG
- a CDS encoding YlbF family regulator, translating to MDYIEETKLFVDKIKHLKEYNDYLNCKNVIESNPQLQQEIVEYKKKSFNIHSEYGDGSFECYENMLRLNEEYNETIEKTEVKEFLNAENKLSRIIEAIYNCIAECLNFNISFIE from the coding sequence GTGGATTATATAGAAGAGACAAAATTATTTGTTGATAAAATAAAACATTTAAAAGAATATAATGATTATCTAAATTGCAAGAATGTAATAGAATCTAATCCACAGTTACAACAAGAAATTGTTGAATACAAAAAGAAGTCTTTCAATATCCATTCAGAATATGGTGATGGTTCTTTTGAATGTTATGAAAATATGTTAAGACTTAATGAAGAATATAATGAAACTATTGAAAAAACAGAAGTAAAAGAATTCCTTAATGCAGAAAACAAATTATCAAGGATAATAGAAGCAATATATAATTGTATAGCAGAATGCCTTAATTTCAATATTTCATTTATTGAATAG
- the mltG gene encoding endolytic transglycosylase MltG, which translates to MNNKKNSIIMLHAVSKIVIVCAAIFIIYFVGTKVYDYSYKFMAKTPAEDVVVKTVDIKIPKGTSSKEIAKILHDNELINNTYYFLVYTKLSGKDNFQYGNYTLNTGMTDEEIARILTTQGAKKETIKFTIPEGYTVAQIAKKLSKENICKESEFLDAVNNIAYDYKFTDKIPDRNLKLQGYLFPSTYEIYTDATAKDIVSIMLKQFDKVFKDEYYDRAEELGYSIDDIITIASIIEREVRVDEEREMVASVIYNRLDKPMKLQMCSTVMYALGKPRERLLLSDLDIKSPYNTYLNSGLPAGPIANPGERSIEAALYPAESDYLYFSLRNAETGEHEFNENLEAHNKVKGKLQKEFY; encoded by the coding sequence ATGAATAATAAAAAAAATTCAATTATAATGTTGCATGCAGTATCAAAAATTGTAATAGTTTGTGCCGCCATATTTATTATATATTTTGTGGGCACGAAAGTATATGACTACTCTTATAAATTTATGGCTAAAACACCTGCAGAAGATGTAGTTGTTAAAACAGTGGATATAAAGATACCAAAAGGTACTTCATCCAAAGAGATTGCAAAAATATTGCATGATAATGAATTAATCAACAATACTTATTATTTTTTAGTTTATACCAAGCTTTCTGGTAAGGATAACTTCCAATATGGTAACTATACATTAAATACTGGTATGACAGATGAAGAAATAGCTCGTATACTAACAACTCAAGGAGCTAAGAAAGAAACAATTAAATTTACTATACCAGAAGGGTATACAGTGGCTCAAATAGCCAAAAAATTATCTAAAGAAAATATATGCAAAGAATCTGAGTTTCTAGATGCTGTTAATAATATTGCATATGATTATAAGTTTACTGATAAAATACCTGATAGAAATTTAAAATTGCAAGGATATCTATTTCCATCTACTTATGAAATATATACCGATGCAACAGCTAAAGATATTGTTAGTATTATGCTAAAACAGTTTGATAAAGTATTTAAAGATGAGTATTATGATAGGGCAGAGGAGTTAGGATATAGTATTGATGATATAATTACTATTGCATCAATTATTGAAAGAGAAGTCAGAGTAGACGAAGAAAGAGAAATGGTTGCTTCAGTTATATATAATAGACTAGATAAACCTATGAAATTACAGATGTGTTCTACTGTTATGTATGCTCTTGGTAAACCAAGAGAAAGATTACTACTCTCTGATTTAGATATAAAATCGCCTTATAATACTTATCTAAATAGTGGTCTTCCTGCTGGACCTATAGCTAATCCAGGTGAGCGTTCTATAGAAGCAGCTCTATACCCAGCAGAGAGTGATTATTTATATTTCTCTCTTAGAAATGCTGAAACAGGAGAACATGAGTTCAATGAAAATTTAGAAGCTCATAACAAAGTTAAGGGTAAATTACAAAAGGAATTCTATTAG
- a CDS encoding peptidase U32 family protein, with protein sequence MNKPELLIPAGSLENLEVAVLYGADAVYIGGQHFGLRAKAKNFSTEQMKQGIEFAHRHNVKVYVTANIIAHNDDIDQVYDYFEEIKDINPDGLIIADPGILTIAQEILPDMEIHLSTQANNTNYKSVDFWHRLGVKRVVVARELSFEEIKKIKEKTPDTLDIEAFVHGAMCISYSGRCLLSNYMAGRDANKGACTHPCRWQYHLVEETRPNEYMPIFENDRGTYVYNSKDLCMLEFVPNLIDAGVNSFKIEGRMKTQLYVATVTRTYRKAIDDYFEDETKYRNNIPYYLEEIRKCTHRKFTTGFYFKRPDHNEQIYDSNTYIRSYTFIGKVIEYDVDKELITIQQRNKFCVGDEIEFMAVDGQNYKTTIKEMWDEEGNLVESAPHPKQVIRFHVDKEFPKNTIIRLKSKEI encoded by the coding sequence TTGAATAAACCTGAATTACTTATACCGGCTGGAAGCTTAGAAAATTTGGAAGTAGCTGTGCTATATGGTGCTGATGCTGTATATATAGGAGGACAACATTTTGGATTGAGAGCAAAGGCTAAAAATTTTTCAACTGAACAAATGAAACAAGGTATCGAATTTGCTCATAGGCATAATGTAAAAGTATATGTTACTGCCAATATTATTGCACATAATGATGATATTGATCAAGTTTATGATTATTTTGAAGAGATAAAGGATATTAACCCAGATGGATTAATTATAGCTGATCCTGGAATTCTAACTATTGCCCAGGAAATTTTACCTGATATGGAGATTCATCTCAGTACACAAGCAAATAATACCAATTATAAAAGTGTTGATTTCTGGCATCGTCTAGGAGTTAAGAGAGTAGTTGTTGCACGAGAACTATCATTTGAAGAAATAAAAAAGATAAAAGAGAAAACTCCTGATACGCTTGATATTGAAGCTTTTGTACATGGCGCTATGTGTATTTCATATTCAGGAAGATGTTTATTGAGTAATTATATGGCTGGAAGAGATGCTAACAAAGGAGCATGTACTCATCCTTGCAGATGGCAATATCATCTTGTAGAAGAGACTCGTCCTAATGAATATATGCCTATATTTGAAAATGATAGAGGTACTTACGTATATAACTCCAAAGATCTATGTATGCTAGAATTTGTTCCTAATCTTATAGATGCAGGAGTAAATAGTTTTAAGATTGAAGGCAGAATGAAAACTCAATTATACGTAGCTACTGTTACTAGAACTTATAGAAAAGCTATAGATGATTATTTTGAGGATGAAACCAAATATAGAAATAATATTCCTTATTATTTAGAGGAAATCAGAAAATGTACTCATAGAAAATTTACAACAGGTTTTTATTTTAAACGTCCAGACCATAATGAACAAATATATGACAGTAATACTTATATAAGAAGTTATACTTTTATTGGAAAAGTCATAGAATATGATGTTGATAAAGAGTTGATCACCATTCAACAGAGAAATAAATTCTGTGTTGGAGATGAAATAGAATTTATGGCTGTGGATGGACAAAATTATAAGACAACCATAAAAGAAATGTGGGATGAAGAAGGTAACTTGGTTGAAAGTGCACCTCATCCTAAACAAGTTATAAGATTTCATGTAGACAAAGAATTTCCGAAAAACACAATTATTAGATTAAAAAGTAAAGAAATTTAG
- a CDS encoding recombinase family protein has product MNVQESILLLQVYIGLETDIIINLYQTIEKITLVMLYYNYPNIIGVNNMIAGIYVRKSKFTGKGESIQNQIQLCKEYAVSKGYTIDDGLIYHDEGFSGGNINRPAFQDMIKDVKAKRFHVLICYRLDRISRSVADFSETLEMLNRYDVSFVSIKEQFDTTTPMGRAMIYISSVFAQLERETAAERIKDNMLSLAETGRWLGGTTPTGFYSEPIKYIHSDMKERTMYKLSPIQEELDLVRLLYDKYLELGSLAQVETYCLQNHIKSKKNRDFNKNTIRTILINPVYAIGDEDTYNYLYSIGCQIFSDKEKFDGKHGIMVYNKTIEKKNKSNKLRDPNEWIVALGKHKSIIKGEKWVLTQNMLLKNRDKAPRQGTSSVGLLSGLIRCSKCGQPMRVKHGHVRKDGTKNYYYVCTLKDTSRSKRCDNINLNGPYGDRFVVERIKEFFNAPDGLLSDVEDNKNNINSLKKELEKERENVKVQINNNQKSIDHLVKQLADNQNSSASKYIIKEIEDLDKENIKLQNELNTELSLAKLDNELINISLLNESAINFVKSIDSADTEEKKKLLHNVVSSIYWDGDKIEVNFFGKKKLNNKGYPYGNMGASFGMDSIFYTPSRICS; this is encoded by the coding sequence ATGAATGTACAAGAATCAATACTTCTACTCCAAGTATATATAGGATTAGAAACTGATATTATAATTAATTTATATCAAACTATAGAAAAAATAACCTTAGTTATGTTATATTATAATTATCCAAATATTATCGGGGTGAATAATATGATAGCTGGAATATATGTAAGAAAATCCAAATTCACTGGTAAAGGTGAATCTATACAGAATCAAATTCAACTATGTAAAGAATATGCTGTCTCAAAAGGATATACTATTGATGATGGCTTAATATATCATGATGAAGGTTTCTCAGGTGGAAATATCAATAGACCTGCTTTTCAAGATATGATAAAAGATGTTAAGGCTAAGAGATTTCATGTCTTGATATGCTACCGCTTGGACAGAATAAGTCGTTCTGTTGCTGATTTCTCAGAAACTCTTGAAATGCTTAATAGATATGATGTATCATTTGTATCAATAAAAGAACAGTTTGATACTACTACTCCTATGGGTCGAGCCATGATTTACATATCAAGTGTATTTGCTCAACTAGAAAGAGAAACAGCAGCTGAGAGAATCAAAGACAATATGCTTTCACTGGCTGAGACTGGAAGATGGCTTGGAGGTACAACCCCTACTGGTTTTTATTCTGAACCAATTAAATATATTCATAGTGATATGAAAGAACGTACAATGTATAAGCTATCCCCTATTCAAGAAGAGTTGGACCTTGTCAGATTATTATATGATAAATATCTAGAATTAGGTAGTCTAGCACAAGTGGAAACTTATTGCTTACAGAACCATATCAAAAGTAAAAAGAACAGAGATTTCAATAAGAATACAATAAGGACTATACTTATTAACCCTGTCTATGCTATAGGTGATGAAGATACATATAATTATCTATATAGTATAGGTTGTCAGATATTCTCTGATAAAGAAAAGTTTGATGGTAAGCATGGCATTATGGTATATAATAAGACTATAGAGAAAAAGAATAAAAGTAATAAGCTTCGTGATCCAAATGAATGGATTGTAGCTCTTGGTAAGCACAAGAGTATAATTAAAGGTGAGAAATGGGTTCTAACACAGAATATGCTGTTGAAAAACAGAGATAAAGCACCAAGGCAGGGTACATCATCTGTTGGGTTGTTATCTGGCTTAATTCGCTGTAGTAAGTGCGGTCAACCTATGCGTGTTAAACATGGGCATGTCAGAAAAGATGGTACGAAGAATTATTACTATGTATGTACATTAAAAGATACTTCCAGAAGTAAACGTTGTGATAATATCAATCTCAATGGTCCTTATGGAGATAGATTTGTTGTTGAACGTATTAAAGAGTTCTTTAATGCTCCTGATGGACTATTAAGTGATGTTGAAGATAATAAGAATAATATTAATTCGCTCAAGAAAGAATTAGAAAAAGAACGTGAAAATGTAAAAGTACAGATTAACAATAATCAGAAGTCTATAGATCATTTGGTTAAACAACTAGCTGATAACCAAAACAGTTCAGCTTCAAAATATATAATAAAAGAGATTGAAGATCTTGATAAAGAAAATATAAAGCTTCAAAATGAACTTAACACAGAATTATCACTTGCTAAATTAGATAATGAATTAATTAATATATCTCTACTTAATGAATCAGCAATCAATTTTGTCAAGTCAATAGATTCTGCTGATACTGAAGAAAAAAAGAAACTGTTACATAACGTAGTATCAAGTATATATTGGGATGGAGATAAGATAGAAGTCAACTTCTTTGGTAAAAAAAAACTGAATAATAAGGGGTATCCATATGGTAACATGGGTGCGTCGTTTGGTATGGATAGCATTTTCTATACACCTAGCCGCATATGTAGCTAA